The Phaeodactylum tricornutum CCAP 1055/1 chromosome 6, whole genome shotgun sequence region AACACGAACATCAGGGTGGCAGGCGAATTTCCAGACAGTGAATGCGGTGCAGCCCACGCAAGCTCCGGCCAAAATGACAATGATAGGGTAGGTAGAGGGATCGCTCAACCAGGTCTTGACAAAGGTTGACTTGGCCCGACGCTGAGCGACAACATTCATCTGAGCCCTACGGTAAGGAAACAAGAGAGTCAGAAAAAGTTCACGAGAGGAGTTGCCGGTCAAAACCAACGAATTCTTGTCAATGGTAGAAGACCGCTCGGCTCGAAAGCATTCGGGACTGTGCCTTGCCTGTTTCTTGGGGCAACCCGTGAGGAACTTACCGAGGAAGGACAACGGAGGCGGTACGGGCAAGAGCGTTCATTGTGAAGGTGTTCTGTGGTAGATTCTGTGCAACGATTTACGTGTCTTCAAGTAAATGCCAACTGTTGGTGGAATTGTGACAGCTTGCTACGTGCTGCGGGTTGCCGAACTTGAAGCGGGAAGTGTCGGCGGTGGGTGGCCGTCGTTCCTGCCtcggggggggggggggggtcAACGTCGGCACGGTACACGATCGACGCGTACGATTCCTCCTACTCGGCCGATAGAAAACCAAACAGCCTACGTGGAAAGACGCAGAGCCCGCGCGCGTCACCTTTCCGAACGTCACAGTCGAATCCAGATTTGATTGGTCCAAATGCGTGTCGCACTTGCAACGTATTCCCACGAAGTCGAcatctaactgtaaggtcgATTGCTTTTGGACCTTGTACGACTGGCGACTCCgcttgccgacgacgaaaagacgaTACCGAGACATACCACTTTTTTGTACCAGAGTTTCCACACTGATATTCGCGAGGCACAATAGAATTATTGCTTCATTGTGCTTCCTATTAGTACTTACTTCAACGAATTTAAGTCTTGTTTGATAATTTTTACAGTGATAGACTTCACAAACGATCTATTTTCAATTTTGGAAAGAGCATCAAAAACGCGCTTTTTCCAAGACTTGCGTGCTTGCCAGCACATCAACAAGGGCTGTGCACCCAGGACATTGAACACTCTGAAGTCTCAACTGTCCTCGCCTGTCTCGAGGCGGACAAGTCCTACCATTGCTATTCCATTTCATTCAAGATCTCTACCCAACAGGAGGCGATTCGAGGCAGAGTCGAGACGCAAACATTGCCTTCGCCCAGCACCAACTCACTACTGAGGAAGGCTTCACCCAGCATTTGATTTGACAAATGATCTTGGTGGCCGAGCATGCACGGGAGCCTTTGGTTGTCTTGCCACCAAGCCATTAATAATAGAGGACCACGAGGCCTCTACTTCCGTCTGGAGGTCTTACAATttttttactgttggtgCTAAGTAGCTTGTACGGGACAGCACACTCTTGGGCATCCAGGCATCCCTACAATTATCGTAAAATGCTACACACAACAAATGCTTTGAGTGCATTTGCAATGCAATTAAAAGACATAAAAATACGCAGCGATATAGTTCTTGGGCTTCTCATGCCCGTCAGCACTCATTTTTCTGGAACACCATATGATTAGCTATGTGTATTTTCTTGTGAAACATGTCAATGACTACCAGATACTTCAAGTTCCATTTCTCCGAACATGAATCATAGGAGAAGTCATTTTGCGATTTTCTCTCTTAATCAAAATATTCCGAGGTCATTTCTGATAGAAACCCGTATAATACAAAAAGACTAATTTCGGAAAAAAATCATTGAAGAGACATACCGAAATCAAGTATCCAACAGAAGTTGAATGACATTCGTTAACAAAACTATCACATACTCCGCGTAGGGCCTGTTGGAATGCGAGAACACTCTTGTGTGCCGAGCACAGGAGGGTAACACAACAAGTGAAGACCAAGACGATGGAAGGGAAAATGACAAAGGGGAGCGTTCGGCGTGTTGAAGAGGGCATTGACCAGTGTACATCGTATGGTATTCTCCAAACACCTTACAATGAAGTAGAGGAAGTACCGCCATACGCTGGTATTATGTTCGAAGTATACTCAAAAGCAGATCCCCTGGAAATCCTCACCTTCGAATTCAACATGCGGATCGCAAATGCAACCTCCATGGAAGTTGAAATCTATACTTTGAAAGGACCATTCGAATTTGACTTTGCAAATCAAACTGCATGGACTCTCTTGGCGAAAAGCACAGTCGTCCCAGCACCAGAAGGTACTGGCGGAGTAATTGTACCGATGCTGGAATTCAACCCGGTTACTATGCAGCCTCGAGAAAGAAGATCTTTCTACATCACAATGAAAGGTCCGTACATTGATCACACGGTAGATGCGCTTCAGAAGACAGGCGAACTCTCAATGCGGGGAGACCAGCTCGACATTTTTGTCGGGGCTGGGTCAAATAGCTACTTGTTTCCGAATGAACTAGATACTACCGTTGATCCACAGTTTGCTGGGGTGATTCATTACCGCAGATCTCTGGCCTGCAACCAAAATATTCGGTCAACCGATGCCAGCTTTCATTTTCTCTCAGAAGAAATTGCAAGCCCAGCGCTCATGGCAGCTGTTGACAATGCTATCTCGGAAGCAATCGGGACGTTGCTGGAAAAGGACTCCCTGTTGAGGGAATTCAAGGAAAGGTCTGCATTACAAGTAAGCGGCCTGCCAAAGTCGCTACTTCTGGAATACGAAGGTATGGTTGTTTCACAGTAAATTACCTACCAATAGTTGCTTTTCGGGATTCTGACACTTTTTTGTCCACGCGTAGGAGATTGCCCTTTGGAATGGACTAGATGCTCGTTGACTGCAATGAGTAGAACTGTCACATTCCTTCACCTCGACAATCTCGATGGAGGTGCTTTGCTGTACCACCTCTATCGCTATGGAAGGGCGATAGAACAGTTTATAGTTGATGTCATTGAGGGAGACATCAAGGCTCAGTATGTTGGTCTAGAAAGTGTGGAGGCTCCCTTTTCGATCACAATTTCGGGAGTACCCCCAGGAATCGTGATGGGTCCAGCAGAGATCAGCTACTTTTCGGCTTCGACTAAAACATTCTTGGGAGGCTCCGCTGCTGATCCGTCTATTCAGGTGTATGAAGTCGTTGTAAACGAGCAAAAAATAGAAGAAAACCGTCGGCGACTTCGAAATGGTGAGGCTCTCCAAATCCAAGGCATGATTAAGGGCTCTCAAGCAGCCTTTCTTACAGGAAACGATTTCTCAAACGCCATGCAAGCCGCGTTTCGAGAGGAACGAGAAAGGTTTATCACGGCGCTAACACTTGGCGCACTAAGACCAAGTGAGATCATCGAAAGCGAAGGTTTCTTTTATTTTGCTGCAGTCTCAGGCGCTGCCGGTCGAGTCGATGTTGGCACTCCTAGCGTTGCTAGTAGTCTAGGCGACGAAGGCTCGACTACCAATACGTTGAAAATTGCAATCGGAGTTGGTGTAGCCAGTTTGTTCTTGCTCTTAACGTCGCTGTATTTGCTAATTCGGCAACAACGGAAGAAGGCGAACTATAGAAAGGAGGTTGACGCGTATCGCGAGGAACGAAGGACGATCGAAAAAATTATCAGATTGAAAGAGAAGGAGAAACGCAGAATTATTGGATTAGCAGACAATGACAAACTAAAGCGGCACACGGATACTTCGGACGATAATTCTACCGACGAAGATGTCTGTAAGTCGCTCAATATTTCAAATTTGCTGTCGAAGGTAGCATACTCACCGCTTATTCAGACATTCACCCTTTACAACAGGAGAATTCAGATTCCGTAAAGCCCATCTTGCCGCAAgcttcaacaaaaagaagcaacgaTTTGCAAACGCACATGAACAGAAGAAACCCCTCGAAAAAAGAGGAGAGGATACCAGAGAAGAATGATCATGCCTCAGTATGTCGCTCAGCAGCAGCTCCATCTCTGGAGCAAGCCCTTAAAGCCCTTCCGGCTCGACAAGCTCGTCTGGATTCGAGGTCGTTAGGGCCACCATCGCCGGCTAGCCCCACGCTCATTGACACTTGTTCATTGTCAGGAATAAAAAGAAACAGCGCTCTATCGAAAGCCAACAAGGAGACACTCAAGGAACTGTCAACTCTCGATAAGACCAATAAAGCGCTACCTGAACAAAAAAGTCCAACGGATTCCCGCTCGTTGAAGTCTCATTCACCGCTCTATCGCCAAGCTCCGGATGCGCACCCTCTGACAAAACCCGCGCCCAATACGTTGGGCAAGAAGTCAAAAGCGGCCAAACGAACAATGCATCCTGAACCTCATGCCAGCGGAAGCCCATGTATATCGACTGAAGGCGCAATTTCGCCGTTGGATCAAGCTCTTCGATCTTTGCCTCAACGAAAGCGGCGACCTGATTCCCGTTCTTTAGGTCAAGAAGAACAGATACACCCCAGACCCATGGGCAGTCGTTCTTCGGCCGAGCCAAGACACGGTTGTGCACCAGAAAgagcttcttcttttcatGGGAACGTTTGTGGCACGCGTGGTCCATCTTTCCTTCCGggcacagcaacaaaaaaccGGTCCGAGACTCGACTTCTAAACATAGAGTCCCGTACCGCTGGTAAATCGCTTGACGGGAGAAACCTAGACGCACAAAATTCTCCGGCGACGCCGCAGGAAAGATTTTTGCAAGTTACCCTCCATAGATCTCAGGTCCAGGAAGACAGCGCCGCAATTAATTTGACTCCACCGATGTCGCCGTATTGTCGTGGACAGAGGCGCCCAACATCTGATACGAACCCCGACACAGACAGTACCCACGCCCAACGAAGTCGATCCAGATCGATCGAGGATGCCAAGTATACCTTTGGTAATCGAGGGTCGCGGACGCCATCAAAAGCTATGCCAAAACCCAGTGATCAGGGAGTCGGTCAAACTCTGAAAAAGGATTCTGGCCAGAATCTGCCCAAAGAAAGGCATGTTCCTCCTCGAGCGAGGTCGTTCGAAGGCCCAACGACAAAGAGTCGTCAGGACGCTCCAGCGAATCGGCGTGTTCCGCCTCGGTCAAGATCCCACGATGTCTAATTATTGGTTCTTTCCTTTGCAAGGTTCACCAATACGCCTTTAAAATGCCTGTAGCTTTTCGAAAAGCACTTTCTGGCACGGGAATTTGATCGTGCGATGTCTTTTTTAAAACAGGCTGAGATAGCCTCTAGAGGTATTAATGTCATTGTCAGTTTTCGTAACTACGATAAGACCGACACTGGTGATCGCTCATAGCGTCTGTCCAGTGGTATCTGGTATGCTTCGAACAACTGCGAGGAGTGTTCCGATTCGTTGTTTCTTTTATCGAAACAGTGCCACCATCAACATCGATGACTGCATTCCGAGTATATGCATGGCTATCTGCATTCACCAAATAAATCGAAAGGTGATCCTGTGCTTTGTAGAGATAGAGATGGAATCTTCCGCCTAACTGCAAACTTGTCTTGCTGTTAGCTCGCCGTATATATGTTGAAATATTGTACGAGTCAAATGCAGCTTCCCGATCTTCGAGCTTCCATGAGGTTGACACGACTCGACGTCACGGAAGGTATATTGAGCAGTGACAACACCCTTCATCCCGCCCTTCCCATCAATACCTTGTCACACTCTCTACCTATATTTTGCATGTTTAATAGACTTACAATGAGTGGGACGACAGCAACTGCATCGCCGGAATCATCAGCGCCGCTACGATACGCTCCGGGAGTGCTCACGCAATGGACGATCGGGATGCTTGTAGCCCACGCCGTGTCCGCAGCCATGACGGTCGCTGTTCTGACCGCGGCATGGAACCAGCCCAGTCGTCAAGCCGCCATGGCCTTTTACGGAGTCTACCACCGTAATCCTATGAATCAGCTCATCCATTTTTTTGGTGTGCCAGCGATTCTCTGGACGGGGTTTGTCTTTGGCGCTCACTTACCATGGTCACCCGCTTTGATGGTTCCACGTGTAGCACCACCACTTCTACCCGACATTCCCAAACACTACGTCACCTACGCGACCGTGTGGTGTCTGTTCTATACATTCTATTACATCAAAATTGATCCCGTTGGTGGACTGCTGTACGCTCCTTTCTTGTATGGCATGTACGCCAGCGCTGTGCGTTGGACGCTTACAGACCAAACGAACGCCAAGCACGAAATTAACAAACCGCCACCGTGGACCGGTACGGGTAAGGTGTTGTGGTGGGCTATATTGGTCCATCTTTTGGCCTGGTACGTGCAGATTCATCCCGGCCACAAAATGTTCGAAGGGGCCCAACCTGCGCTACTGCAAAGCCTCGGTGCATCGTTCAGCAGTGCCCCACTCTTTGCCTTTTACGAAGGAGTTTGGTTTCTGGGTTTGCGACATACTTTCCGAGAGCAAGTCCGAGATCTGGTGCAGCAGTATACAATCGAGCTCTGTCAAGGTGGATCCACCATGAGAGCGTGTACGGTCTAGGAGGTTCCGACTGGTGTTGTGTCCCGGACTCTCTTTCCAGTCTTCGAATCGATACGCAACCCCTGCACGGAAAACTCCCCATCCAAGGTGCGTCGTGTTACACCTGCTGTATTAACGGCTCTACGAAAGACTCTATCGGCGGCTCCGATAATTCCACTTCAAACGAAGCCAAACTTTCGGAGCGTTGTGGCCGGACGGCATTGCGCCGACGAGTATCTTTCCCCGGTACCGGTACGGGCAAGAATTCCGGCTGCCGCGTACTGGGCCAGAACGCGAGCCACCAATGCGTGGTTCCGTACACCTGTTGCCAATTTTTCCGCCACCCTTGATTATACGGATTTTTAAACTTGTGACCCTCCTTGCGGGCTCGCCGTTGTGCGGCCCAGTTGGCGTGGAATTCAATCGTCGTTTGTCCCGTCAATACGAGGTAGACATGAAAGCCCCCGAGGATGGCGACGGCAATGCCTACGGCGAGACAGAGCATAAAGGCTAGGGAGACGAGCATTTTTTCGTCCCGGTGCGGCATCATGGGATACGGGCGTGGCAGACGATCGCGTGCGGCTCGTTCTTCTCGCGAGTGTGTGCGGAATTCGTCCGTGTGTAGGTAGAGGAAGGGTTGCAACGTCAGGGCGGTTCCGTAGACCATGCCGAGAAAAATGTAGATCATAAAATTGACGAAATAGCGATAATTGAAGTAGCCGACTTTCGATCAAAGGAAACGACATGGGGTGAGCAAACACATTACGCTGAGATTTGTTACATGCGAagcttacagtcaatgccGATACTTTCCACCCACACTTGACTTACTCGCATTGAACATCCACGGGCTGTTGACAACCAAAGAAaaaacaaacaaagcaaaaaccAAGGCAAGCGTCGAGAGACGACTGTAAGCGGCGATAGATCAAAGTCACGTCTCGACACAATAATAGGGAATGGGTGTTGTTCTTACCAGTAGTGGTCCAGATTGAGAACGAGTGTTTTGGTGACGTGATCGTAATGCGATCGGGGAGGTTTGGGTTGGTAGGAATTCGGACAAAATCCCCATTCGAACGGCCCCATGAGCATCCATTGACGAACGGGTTGATTGGATCCGGAAGACCCCGGCGTCACTGCTGGAGCGTTCACGGACGGGGATGACGGAACCGCCGTCGTTGTCCGGCGTTGGGTAAGCCCAACCGCATCTTCGTCGGCCGGGGGTGACGTCGCCAGACGTTGTCGACGTCGGATGCGGAGGATCATTTTGTCCTCAAAGTCGTGTTTGTAGGCCGTGACTTGTGCCGGCGTTTCGGGCCAGCAAAAGTCGGTGACGGCGGCGAGTTCCCGAACGACGGCGGCGTACCGGGCTGGCGGATGCGCGTTGCGGGTAACGACACAGAGAGCGTAATTGTAGAGAACGTTGCCGGTAACGATGGTAACGTAGGCAGTGTGCAAGGCGAGGAGTACAGTTTTTCCGGGTGTATCGGTGTACTTGAGTTGCAGCATGGGTAGAAGGATTGTGACGTAGACGAAGATCAACAAGGAAACGATACCCAAGGCCAAACCGATCAGCAAGGGACCAATGAGGTACACGAGACCTTCCAACGCCCACTGGGCTCCGTCGATACAGGCATCCAGGATTCGGAGTTGTTGGATTCGAAATCGCCAATTCCCCCAGGCAAAGACGCGTCGCGTGGAAGAAGGTCGGCGTCCGTCGCCTGCGGACGATGGGGACGTTGCTACCACCCCCAGGtgaatgttgttgttgctgctgctactaTTCGAAAGACCGTGATGGAGATTGCCGTTGCTGTTACTGCTGTGAAAGGAAGTCATCCCGCACCTGGTGACCTTTTCTTCTGGAAGAGTGTAAGGAGCGGGAGATGGAAGGGATGGTGAGTGTACTCGACCAACCGAATCACTGCCTCTCTAGAGAGCGATTTGAGAACAAGAAAGAAACGGCATTCAACGCCGCAAGGGGTCTCCCCAACGCGGTTTGCTCGTAGCGAAAGTTTTACCGTTACAGTTACAGTCAGTAGTTACAGTGTTTCTATTACAGGTAAAGTGGCACCCTAAGGGTACCGCGGTAGGTAGGACTGATCCAGTGGGATTGCGGACAGCAAACAGACGGCACTGGAGCAGCCCGTATGACTGCAAAACACACTCTTTTGTGTCGCAGCGGGTTCCAGTGGTCCCACGAAAAGCGAAACACGCTCACAACATGGGTAACATTCTCCGCAGACGAGTGCCGATCCCGACGCACCCTAACACAAGATTGGGGGTCGCTTGCGTTCTACATTTGACACAGTCAACTCGCGGAACATACGCATATCGCCAAACACCCAAAGAACGTTGGTGAAACATAGGCATTTGTGGAAAACCTTCCTAACGTAACCAAACCTCTCTTTTTCACCACTCCATCGTTGGCATTTTGTTGGTGAGATTTCGCTCCCTTTCCCGTCAGAGAGACACGGCTATACACGGctatacacacacatacacacacatacatCACACAATCACCATGAGCCGTGCGCCAACGTCCGCCGCGACGAAACCGAGTCGTCTACTGTTCGCTTCCTGCAACAGTCAGCACCGTCCCCAAACACTGTGGCCGGCTATTCGTAGCCGCAACGCCACAGCCTTTGTGTGGGCCGGTGATGCCGTGTACGCCGACGACTTTGATACCGTCTACACTTTTGGTTGGCCCCGCATCGCCCGACTCCAATCGCGGGACGCCACACCATCCGAACTTGCCGGACTCCTACACGACCAATTGACCCACGACGGTTACCAGTCGTTGGTGAAGGACCCCACCGTGACGATTCTGGGAGCCTTGGATGATCACGATTACGGTGCCAATAACGGGGACCTCACCTACGCACACAAGGCCGCCAACGGCGCCGCGTACGTGGACTTTTTGACCGCACAGAAACCCTACCGCCTGGATGCGATGCGTCAAAGAGCCGTTCGGGGACAAGGCGTCTACGGAGTGCAAGTCTTCGACTTTAGTCGACCCGTGGGTCACGAACTTGTTGATGAAGCGGAGGCCGGCATCGAACCGGATCATCACGAACACGAATATAACGACAACCACAACGGCAACAAGGAGTCGTCACCATCAGTGCTTTCTAATCAATCCGTAGCCGTCTTTCTCCTGGATGTGCGCTCCAATAAAACTCCCTGGAAACAGCAGGGATTGGGAAAGTACCGGGTGGATTACGCTGCGGATTTTTTGGGTCCCGACCAGTGGGTCTGGTTCGAAACGGCCCTCCGGAGATCGACCGCGACCGTCAATGTTATTGTACAAGGACTACAAGTACACGCTGACCGGTACATTGACGGGAACGTGGTTGAAGACTGGAGCCGCTTCCCCGCGGCCCAGCACCGTCTCTACCAAACCATACTGCAATCCAACGTCCAAGCTCCCATTCTCGTATCGGGTGACGTGCACATGGCGGAACTACTGCGCAAGGACTGTCAACCAGTGGGTCGTAGGCAAACTGATGGGGAGGCCGACGGTGATCACCGCGACGCCAATCGCATGC contains the following coding sequences:
- a CDS encoding predicted protein, which codes for MTKGSVRRVEEGIDQCTSYGILQTPYNEVEEVPPYAGIMFEVYSKADPLEILTFEFNMRIANATSMEVEIYTLKGPFEFDFANQTAWTLLAKSTVVPAPEGTGGVIVPMLEFNPVTMQPRERRSFYITMKGPYIDHTVDALQKTGELSMRGDQLDIFVGAGSNSYLFPNELDTTVDPQFAGVIHYRRSLACNQNIRSTDASFHFLSEEIASPALMAAVDNAISEAIGTLLEKDSLLREFKERSALQVSGLPKSLLLEYEGMVVSQTVTFLHLDNLDGGALLYHLYRYGRAIEQFIVDVIEGDIKAQYVGLESVEAPFSITISGVPPGIVMGPAEISYFSASTKTFLGGSAADPSIQVYEVVVNEQKIEENRRRLRNGEALQIQGMIKGSQAAFLTGNDFSNAMQAAFREERERFITALTLGALRPSEIIESEGFFYFAAVSGAAGRVDVGTPSVASSLGDEGSTTNTLKIAIGVGVASLFLLLTSLYLLIRQQRKKANYRKEVDAYREERRTIEKIIRLKEKEKRRIIGLADNDKLKRHTDTSDDNSTDEDVYIHPLQQENSDSVKPILPQASTKRSNDLQTHMNRRNPSKKEERIPEKNDHASVCRSAAAPSLEQALKALPARQARLDSRSLGPPSPASPTLIDTCSLSGIKRNSALSKANKETLKELSTLDKTNKALPEQKSPTDSRSLKSHSPLYRQAPDAHPLTKPAPNTLGKKSKAAKRTMHPEPHASGSPCISTEGAISPLDQALRSLPQRKRRPDSRSLGQEEQIHPRPMGSRSSAEPRHGCAPERASSFHGNVCGTRGPSFLPGTATKNRSETRLLNIESRTAGKSLDGRNLDAQNSPATPQERFLQVTLHRSQVQEDSAAINLTPPMSPYCRGQRRPTSDTNPDTDSTHAQRSRSRSIEDAKYTFGNRGSRTPSKAMPKPSDQGVGQTLKKDSGQNLPKERHVPPRARSFEGPTTKSRQDAPANRRVPPRSRSHDV
- a CDS encoding predicted protein; translated protein: MSGTTATASPESSAPLRYAPGVLTQWTIGMLVAHAVSAAMTVAVLTAAWNQPSRQAAMAFYGVYHRNPMNQLIHFFGVPAILWTGFVFGAHLPWSPALMVPRVAPPLLPDIPKHYVTYATVWCLFYTFYYIKIDPVGGLLYAPFLYGMYASAVRWTLTDQTNAKHEINKPPPWTGTGKVLWWAILVHLLAWYVQIHPGHKMFEGAQPALLQSLGASFSSAPLFAFYEGVWFLGLRHTFREQVRDLVQQYTIELCQGGSTMRACTV
- a CDS encoding predicted protein, encoding MTSFHSSNSNGNLHHGLSNSSSSNNNIHLGVVATSPSSAGDGRRPSSTRRVFAWGNWRFRIQQLRILDACIDGAQWALEGLVYLIGPLLIGLALGIVSLLIFVYVTILLPMLQLKYTDTPGKTVLLALHTAYVTIVTGNVLYNYALCVVTRNAHPPARYAAVVRELAAVTDFCWPETPAQVTAYKHDFEDKMILRIRRRQRLATSPPADEDAVGLTQRRTTTAVPSSPSVNAPAVTPGSSGSNQPVRQWMLMGPFEWGFCPNSYQPKPPRSHYDHVTKTLVLNLDHYCRLSTLALVFALFVFSLVVNSPWMFNAIGYFNYRYFVNFMIYIFLGMVYGTALTLQPFLYLHTDEFRTHSREERAARDRLPRPYPMMPHRDEKMLVSLAFMLCLAVGIAVAILGGFHVYLVLTGQTTIEFHANWAAQRRARKEGVRNHALVARVLAQYAAAGILARTGTGERYSSAQCRPATTLRKFGFV
- a CDS encoding predicted protein, producing the protein MSRAPTSAATKPSRLLFASCNSQHRPQTLWPAIRSRNATAFVWAGDAVYADDFDTVYTFGWPRIARLQSRDATPSELAGLLHDQLTHDGYQSLVKDPTVTILGALDDHDYGANNGDLTYAHKAANGAAYVDFLTAQKPYRLDAMRQRAVRGQGVYGVQVFDFSRPVGHELVDEAEAGIEPDHHEHEYNDNHNGNKESSPSVLSNQSVAVFLLDVRSNKTPWKQQGLGKYRVDYAADFLGPDQWVWFETALRRSTATVNVIVQGLQVHADRYIDGNVVEDWSRFPAAQHRLYQTILQSNVQAPILVSGDVHMAELLRKDCQPVGRRQTDGEADGDHRDANRMLLEVTTSGMTHSWGSHICARPESSWSCRNAYVDWSMSMGMHVAHHNGAWTDLVDLESAEEGAKAGIQYNLDLNFGEFEFDWEAKEVKIRIHGNNVNATAPYLSTRWDFDTLSGKTPAPPTGLVRDPSRCRDY